A stretch of the Solanum dulcamara chromosome 6, daSolDulc1.2, whole genome shotgun sequence genome encodes the following:
- the LOC129892894 gene encoding uncharacterized mitochondrial protein AtMg00810-like, translated as MDCGETFSSVIKPATIRTVLSLGLSKALSIYQLDIKNAFLDGEFKGTVYMYQPLGYRDPDRLNHVCLLKKSLYGLKQASQAWYKQFTDYFHTLGFSHINTDHSLFVYRQCTSMAYFLLYVDNIILIAFSDELCRSIILLLSSKFAMKDLGPLSYFLVIAITRHTGGLFLSRKKYVAEIIDQAGMSSHKPSLTPISPKPKLGATMSIPFVDPSLYQSHVGALLYLTFTRPDITFVVQHVCLSMHDPWDEHMNDLKRIVRYLQGTLDYRLHLYPSSTTTLISFTDVDWRGWPDTRHLTLGYCVFMGDNLISWSTKCQATLSLSSAEAEYRGLPMWFLSRVGCETCFWNFIPIPQATFINCDNVITIYQDGNPIQD; from the coding sequence ATGGATTGTGGTGAGACATTTAGTTCAGTTATCAAACCGGCGACTATTCGTACAGTTCTTAGTTTGGGTCTCTCCAAGGCATTATCAATTTATCAACTTGACATCAAAAATGCTTTTTTAGATGGAGAATTCAAGGGGACTGTTTACATGTATCAACCTTTGGGCTATCGGGATCCTGATAGACTTAATCATGTGTGTTTGCTGAAGAAATCTCTGTATGGGCTAAAACAagcttcgcaagcttggtataaGCAATTTACTGATTATTTCCATACCCTTGGGTTTTCTCACATTAATACCGATCATTCCTTGTTTGTTTATCGTCAATGTACTTCTATggcttattttttattatatgtcgacaatattattttaattgctTTTTCTGATGAGCTCTGTCGGTCTATCATATTGCTTCTTAGCTCTAAATTTGCTATGAAAGATTTGGGCCCATTGAGTTATTTCTTGGTCATTGCTATCACTCGTCATACAggtggtttatttttatctcgAAAGAAGTATGTGGCCGAGATCATTGACCAAGCTGGCATGTCATCGCATAAGCCATCTCTTACTCCAATTTCTCCAAAACCGAAGCTCGGGGCTACTATGAGCATACCATTTGTGGACCCATCTCTTTATCAGAGTCATGTAGGGGCACTGTTATACCTTACGTTCACGAGACCAGATATTACTTTTGTTGTACAACATGTATGCTTATCCATGCATGACCCATGGGATGAGCACATGAACGATCTCAAGCGGATTGTACGCTACCTACAAGGTACTTTGGATTATCGTCTTCACCTTTATCCCTCTTCCACAACCACTCTTATCTCATTTACTGATGTTGATTGGCGTGGGTGGCCCGATACACGGCATTTAACTTTGGGTTATTGTGTCTTTATGGGTGATAACTTGATCTCATGGTCCACCAAATGTCAAGCTACTTTGTCCCTTTCTAGTGCAGAGGCAGAATACCGAGGGTTGCCAATGTGGTTTTTGAGTCGTGTTGGTTGCGAAACTTGCTTTTGGAACTTCATTCCTATTCCACAGGCTACTTTTATTAACTGTGATAATGTTATTACCATTTATCAGGATGGCAATCCTATTCAAGATTAA